The Kribbella sp. NBC_00662 nucleotide sequence GCCGTACACGGCCATCTCGGCCCGGACGGCCAAGGCTTCCTCGGTGCCAACGCTCATGTGGACCGCCTCAGAACATGTAGGTCGAGTTGATGATGGCGCCCTTGCGGGCGTAGTGGATCAGCGCGTCCTGCACGTCCAGCGGGTGGGTCGGGATGACGCCCTCGATCAGGTCCTCCTCGCGGGCGCCGTGCAGTGACAGGCCGAACCGGCAGCAGTACACCTTGCCGCCCTCGGCGATGAATGTCTTCAGCGACTCGTTGATGTTGTGCTCGCCGGGGAAGGCCGAGTTGCCGGTGGTCGGGAATCCGCGGGTGGCCAGGCAGTTCAGCGATCCCGGACCGTAGAAGTAGATCGCGGACTCGAACCCCTTCCGCTGTGCCCGGGTCGCCTGCAGGATCGCGACGAAGCTCACCGAGGACTCGTGCGCGATGCCGTGCACGAGCGTGAAGTAGGTCTCGCCGTCCTCGGCCTGGTAGTCCGGGAACACCTTGGTGCCGCCGTAGATGCTGGAGCCCTGCGGCAGCGACGGGTGCGGGATCTCCTCCAGGCTCTTGGTCTCGAGCTCGGTCAGTTCGGCGGTTTCGGGCATGTCGTTGCTCCTTGATCAGTCGTACAGGTGGGAGAAGGTGCGGTGGAACACGTGGCCGGCGAGTTCGCCGTCGCCCATCGCGGCGCGCATCCGGGCGAGCTCGCCGGCGTGGTCGCCCCAGGGCTGGTCGCTGGCGAACAGCACCCGGTCGTGGCCGATGCCGCGGCGCTCGATCTCGGCGGCCAGCCAGCCCGGGGCGAAGCCGATCGCCCAGGACAGATCGGTGTAGACCTGCTTGCCCGTTTCGATCCAGTCGAAGAACCGGGAGCCGATCAGCTTGATGTGACCGCTCATCCCGCCGCCGAAGTGGACCAGATGCAGCGGCACGTCGTCGGCGTACGTCTCGACCAGGTGACCGATGTGGTCGATGTCGGACGCGGCGCCGGGCGAGGTGTGTACGTGGACGACGAGCCCATGCGTTCGAGCGGTCGCGAAGATCTCGTCCAGCTGCGGCCGGACGGCGTCGTCGGTCGGATGCCCGCCGAGCAGGAAGCTGAGCTTGAGCACCCGGACGCCGGGTTCCGCGGCGAGTGTGAGCGCCTTCGCGGTGAGCTCCGCGTCCTGCGGCCGGGGTGAGACCCACAGACCGGCCCTGATCCGGTCGTCCCGCGCAGCCGCCTCGACCACGAGCTCGTTGAACCCGAACGAGACAGCGACGTCCGGTACGCCGTAGTTGGGGATCACCAACGCCCGGTCCGTCCGCTCAGCGTCGAGGTCGGCGATCAGCTCGTCGATCGTCGCACGAGCGTTGACGTCGGGGTTGACCGGAGGCCCGCCGTAGAAGGGATAGGCCGGGAGTACGCCGAGATGGCGGTGGGCGTCGCAGACGTACATCTCAGGCCACCGTCCGATGCAGACCGGCGATCCAGTGCACGCCGGCCCGCTGCTCGACGATCCGTTCGGCGACGTACTGCGCGTCGTCCGCGACCCCGCCGAAGCGGCCCGAACCCCAGGTGTGCTGCCAGGGCAGACCGATGAAGTACAGGCCGGGGACGTTGGTCACGCCACGCCGGTGGGTCGGATAGCCCTGGCCGTCGAAGACCGGCACGCGGATCCACGAGTCGTCCCGCCGGAATCCGGTGCTCCAGACGACCGCCCCGATCCCTTGCAGGGAAAGCGTTTCTGGCACCGCGGTCGGTTGCCATACCGGCTTGTACCGCGCCTCCTCGGGTGCGTCGATCCGCTCGGCCGCGACGTACGCGTCGATCGAGTCCTTGATGCCTTCGGACACCGCGTCGGCGTGATCGAGGTTCTGCTTCAGGTCGTCCGCGAACCGCAGCGTGTCGCGGTCCGCGTCGATCAGGCGGCCGTAGAGCCGCATCCCTTCCAGGGCGAACTTCCGCAGGTCGATGTCCCGGCCGCCGTCGCGACCGGTGACGTAATGGTTCGCCCGCAGCCGGACCGCGTCCGCGTCGTCGAATTCCTCGATCCCCTTGCGGTAGTAGCCCATCCGGTCCAGCCAGGTGACCACGTCGAGCCCGCGGTAGAACCGCGCCACCCGCGGCGCGCTGCCGGTCGCCAGATGGACGGTCCGCCCGGCCAGGTGCAGGTCCTCGGCGATCTGGCAGCCGGACTGTCCGGTGCCGACCACGACGACATCACCGTCGGGAAGTTGCTCAGGACGCTTGTACTGCGAGGAATGCAGCTGCTCGACCGAGAGCCGCTCGGCCAGCCGAGGGATCCTCGGCGACTGGTACGGACCGGTTGCGACCACCACCTGCCCGGCCGTGATCGTCCCGGCCGTGGTGACGATGCGGAACCCGGCATCGAGCCGGATCGCGCGGACACCCTCGACGATCGGCACATCGAACGCCTGGCGGTAGTTCTCCAGGTAGTCCACGATCTCGTCACGGACCATGAAGCCGTCCGGGTCAGCGCCGTCGTACGGGAAGCCCGGTAGCCGGCATTGCCAGTTCGGGGTGACCAGGCAGAACGAGTCCCAGCGGCGGTTGCGCCACTCACTGCCGACGCGATCCGCCTCCAGAACAAGGTGATCCACGCCGTGCCGGCGCAACTGCCAACTGGTCGCGAGGCCTGCCTGGCCGCCGCCGATCACGACGACGGGGTGGTGCGCACCGTCGGTGAGTTGCATGCCGGCTCCCGGGGTCTCGGTCCGTCCTGGATGACTTCCAGTGAAGGACCGGCCGATTGCCCCACTGTTGCCCCCGGAACAAACTCAGGTTTCCAAATCGACGCCCGGTGTTTCGGGTGGGTAACCGCGTCAGGGGAGTTTGTGGACCTCGGTGTCGGCCGGACCGACCAGGCGACCGTCGGCCGCATGGACCTCCAGGACCTTCAACGGCTGTTGGTCACGACGGTCGAGAAGTTGTGAGTGCGGCTCGTCGGGGGCGAACGCGAACGTCTCACCCCACTGGCGGAGCGCGACGATCACCGGGAAGAGCGCCTCGCCCTTGGCGGTCAGCTCGTATCCGGTCGGCGCCTGCTCGAGGATTCCGTTGTCCACCAGCGCGCGAAGGCGGGCACTGAGGATGTTCTTCGCGACGCCCAGACTGCGCTGGAACTCGCCGAACCGCCGGCTGCCGTCGAACGCGTCCCGCACGATCAGCAGCGACCACCAGTCGCCGACCGCGTCCACCGACCGCGCGACCGGGCAACTTTCCTCGTCGAACCGGGTCCGCTTGACCATCACTCACCTCCTGGTTGCAACATGCTACCAATTTCTCCTACGGTAGCAACATGCAACCAAGTCAGCGCGTGTTCCTCGCGGTCGCGGCCGGGGTCGCGGTCTCGACCGTCTACGCCGCGCAGCCGCTACTGGTCACGATCGGCGCTGATCTCGAGATCGCGCCGGGCAGCGTCGGGCTGTTCGTCACCGTCACCCAACTCGGGTACGCCGCCGGCCTGTTCTTCCTGGTCCCGTTGGGGGATCTGCTCGACCGCCGACGCCTGATCCGCTGGCAGTTCTTGCTGCTGGCAATCGCGCTCCTGCTGACCGGGATCGCCCGGAACGCCACGATGCTGCTGGCCGGCCTGGCCGCGGTCGGCGCGCTCGCCGTCGTGACCCAGTCCCTCGTCGCGTACGGCGCCTCGCTGAGCGCACCGGCCGAGCGTGGCCGTGCCGTCGGCACGATCACTACCGGCATCGTCATCGGCATCCTGCTGAGCCGGACCGTGTCCGGCATCCTCACCGACCTCGTGGGGTGGCGAGCCGTCTACCTGGTCACGTGCGCGGCCTGCCTTGCAATCGGAAATTGCTTGCCCCACTCGGCTCCGCAGCCCAGGTCCAGCCTGACCTACGGCGCGCTCCTCCGCTCCACGATCGGGCTCTGGGGCGAGCCGTCGTTCCGCGAGAGCGCCGTACGTGCGTTCTTCATCTTCGGTGCGTTCAGCACGCTGTGGAGCTCGATCGCGCTGCCGTTGACTTCGGATTCGTTGTCGCACACCGAGATCGGCGCCTTCGGGCTGATCGGCGCGGCCGGTGCACTGGCAGCCGGTCCGGCCGGCCGATTGGCGGACCGGGGCCATGGGCAACTGGTCACGCTGATCGCTTCGGGACTGCTGGCAACGAGTTGGCTGGCGACGGCGCATGGCTTGGTGGGACTGGCGATCGGTGCGGTCCTGCTCGATCTCGCCGTGCAGGCCATTCACGTCACCAACCAGAGCAGCATTTATCGGCCGGAGCTCGGCAGCCGGCTGATCGGTGGCTACATGGTGTTCTACTCGCTGGGCAGCGGGCTGGGCGCGATCGCGTCGACCGCGCTCTACGAACGGGCCGGCTGGAACGCCGTCTGTCTGCTCGGCGCGGCCTTCGGCGTCGGCAGTGTGGTCACGTCAATCCGAGGAGCTCGACGGAGCGCTCGCGCATCTCGACCTTGCGTATCTTGCCCGTGACGGTCATCGGGAAGTCGTCGACCAGCAGCACGTACTTCGGGATCTTGAAGTGCGCGAGCTTGCCGGTGGCAAACGCCTTGATCGCTTCGGCGTCGAGCGGATCGGCGCCGGGCTTGAGCTTGATCCAGGCGCACAGCTCCTCGCCGTACCGCTCGTCCGGTACGCCGATCACCTGCACGTCGGCGATCGACGGGTGGGTGTAGAGGAACTCCTCGATCTCGCGGGGATAGACGTTCTCGCCGCCGCGGATGACCATGTCCTTGATCCGGCCGACGATGTTCACGTACCCGTCCTCGCGCATCGTCGCGAGATCGCCGGTGTGCATCCACCGGGCCTGGTCGATCGCTTCCGCGGTCTTCTCCGGCTCGTCCCAGTAGCCGAGCATCACGGAGTACCCGCGGGTGCACAGCTCACCTGGTTCGTTGCGCGGTACGACGAGACCCGTGGCCGGGTCGACGAGCTTCACCTCGACATGGGGCATGACGCGGCCGACGGTCGACGTACGGCGATCCAGATCGTCGTCGCGCCTGGTCTGCGTGGACACCGGCGACGTCTCGGTCATGCCGTAGCAGATCGCGACCTCGGCCATGTGCATGTCCGCGACACACCGCTTCATCACCTCGACGGGACAGGGCGATCCGGCCATCACGCCCGTCCGCAGGCTGGTCAGGTCGTACTCCGCGAAGTCCGGCAGACCGAGCTCCGCGATGAACATCGTCGGTACGCCGTACAGCCCCGTGCACCGCTCGTCCTGCACGGCTTTCAGCGTCGCGGCCGGATCGAACGCCGGGCCGGGGATCACCATGCAGGCGCCGTGAGTGGTGCAGCCCAGATTGCCCATCACCATGCCGAAGCAGTGATAGAAGGGCACCGGGATGCACAGCCGGTCGTCGGCGGTGAACGCGATCGTCTCGGTGACGAAGAAGCCGTTGTTGAGGATGTTGTGGTGGCTGAGCGTCGCGCCCTTCGGGAATCCCGTGGTCCCACTGGTGTACTGGATGTTGATCGGGTCGTCGAACGACAGCTCGGCCTCGCGCTGGTTGAGCTGGTCGACGGTGACCCGGCCGGCGTCGTCGCGGAGTGCATCCCAGTCGCCGGTGCCGAGGTAGACCGTTTCCTCGAGCGCGGGACACTTCGGCCGGACCTCGTCGACCATCTCGCGGTAGTTGCTGGTCTTGAACTCGGTCGCGGAGACAAGCATCCGGACGCCGGACTGGTTCAGCGCATAGGCCAGTTCGTGGGTCCGGTACGCCGGGTTGATGTTCACCAGGATCGCGCCCATCAACGCGGTCGCGTACTGCGTGATCGTCCACTCCGCCTGGTTCGGCGCCCAGATGCCGACCCGGTCGCCCTTCGCGATCCCCCGCGCCATCAGGCCACGCGCGACGAGTTCGACCTCCGCGCCGAACTCGTCGTACGTCCAGCGCCTTCCGGACTGGACCTCCACCAGCGCCTCGCGATCGCCGTACTCACTGATCGTCCGTCTCAGGTTGGCGCCGATCGTTTCACCCAGCAACGGGACCTCGGACACCCCGGACGCGTACGACGGAAGGCTCATCTGTCAATCGTCACCTCGCCCAGATGCCTCTGCAAGTGCACGTGCGGCAGGAAACAGGGGGTGGACGGCAAGCAATGTCCTCACCAACTCTGCGTCACAACGGTAGCGCTACGTGGTTGGACCGTTACATTAGTTGTGAGAGGTGTGAGGCGATGGACCGATCGATGGAAGGTCACGCCCGCAGCGACCGTCCGCCCGGACGTACCGCCGAGGCGGCGCAACGTACCGCTGCGGTACAGGAACGCGTCCAGGCCCTGGGCGGCATCCTGGCCGACGCGCTGGCTGTCGATGTCAACGGCACCGATCTGCAGACCCTCAAACGGGCTCCCCGGCGGGCTCCACCGACCGTGTCGCCGGCCGATCTCGAAACGCATCCCGGACCTGTCTGGGATGCGTTCGTGCCCCACCCCCCGATTCGCTGGTGGGGCGCCAAGCGGCGGTTCGCGCGGCGGCTCGCCGACGCCGAGGACCGATTCGCCGAGGCGATCGAGCGGCACCGGGCCGCCGAGGAGACCCGGCGCGAGCGGGTCGCCAAGGCGCTGCGGGAGCAGGTCGAGCACCAGCGCCGGCTCGACGAGGCGACCGCGGAACAGCATGCGCGGATCGACGCGTACGAGCGCGCGGTGGAGAACCGCGGCCGGGCGGCAGTGACGCGGTACTTCACCAAGGCGCTGGACCGGGTGCCGGAACCGCTGGACTTCCCCCGCCGGCGCAAGGTCGGGTACGTGCCCGAGTCGACACTGCTCGCGGTCGAGTGGGATCTCCCCGACGTCAGCGTGGTGCCGGCCGAGGCGTCGTACCGCTATGACCGCTCTCTCGACACGGTGCTCGCAGTACGTCGCGATCCTGTCGAATTGCGGCGGCTGTATCAGCAGCTGGTGGCCCAGTTGGCGTTGCGGGCCTTGCACCTGATCTTCGGCAGCGACCGGTACGGCGTGGTCGACACGGTCGTGTTCAACGGGATGGTGGAGTCGGTGGACCTCACCACCGGGCAGACCGTTCGGCCGTGCCTGATCACCTTGCGGGCAACGCGGGAGCAGTTCCAGGCGCTGGTGTTGGACCAGCTCGATCCGGTGGCCTGCGTACGTCACTACTTCGCCGCGGAGGTGTCACGGCATCCGGAAGAGCTGCAGCCGGTCGAGCCGGTGCTGGAGTTCGACCTGGCCGATCCACGCACCATCGAAGCGGTGGACGTGATCAGCGAGATCGACGCCCGCCCGAACCTGCTGGACCTGAGCCCCGAGTCCTTCGAGCACCTGGTGCACAACCTGCTCACCCGCATGGGCCTCGAGACCCGCCTGTTCCGCCGCGGCACGGACGGCGGCATCGACTGCGTCGCGTACGACCCCAGGCCGATCACCGGCGGCAAGTTCGTCGTACAGGCCAAGCTCTGGACCCGCACCGTCCCGCCGTCCGCCGTCCGCGACCTCTTCGGCACCGTGGTAGATGCCGGCGCCACCAAAGGCATCCTCATCACCACCTCCGGCTTCGGCCCCACCAGCTACCAGTTCGCCAACGGCAAACCCCTCCAACTGATAGACGGCACCGCCCTCCTCTCCCTCTGCCACCTCCACAACATCCCGGCCCGAATAATCCCCAGAGCGAGCTGACCGCCTGTCAGACTGGCCGTCATGGACACAGGGGTGAGTGTTGTCGGGTCAGGGCAGGTCAGCGGGACGCCGGATGTGCTGCGGGCGACGTTCGGGGTGGAGGCGTTCGCACCGGACGTGGCGAGTGCGGTGGCGCGGGTCGGCGAGCTCACGGAGGCCGTGACCGCGGCGCTGCGTGGACGAGGAGTCCTGGAGTCACAGCTCGGCACGAGCGCCGTCAACGTGTTCCAGCACTACCGGGAGCCCGGTACGGACGTGGGGTTCCAGGCGTCACACATGATCCACGTCGAGACCAAGGACCTCACCGGGTTCGGCGCGCTGCTGAATGCGGCGGTCGATGCTGCAGGCAACAGCCTGACCCTGAACGGGCTGCAGTTCGACATCGAGGACAAGTCCGAGCTGCTCGTCCAGGCGCGGGAACTCGCTTTCCAGCAGGCGCGCACGAAGGCCGGGCACCTCGCCGCACTGGCCGGGTTCTCACTCGGATCGGTCACCGGTATCGCGGAGACCCAGAACGCATTCCCGATCCGCCGGGCCTACAACGCCGGCAAGGCCGCCGACCTCGGCGGGGCCATCAACGTCATACCAGGTGACAGCAGCGTCGAGGTCACCCTCGAGGTGCACTTCTCCTGGGCGTAAGTCGCGTCTCAAAACCAGAACAGGGGTTGCGTTGTCGGTGGCGTCGTACAGACTGCTCTCATGTACGCACCGGCGCCGCTCCGACGGCAACTGAGCCGGTCCGGGCTTCTGCTGCTCGGACCGGCCTTCGTTGCGGCCGTCGCGTACGTCGATCCGGGGAACTTCGCGACCAACATCGCGGCCGGCGCTACGTACGGTTACCTGCTCTGCTGGGTGGTCGTCGGCGCCAACCTGATGGCCGTCCTGGTGCAGTACCTTGCCGCCAAGGCAAGCATCGCCACCGGGCGGACCCTGCCGCAGCTGTGCCGTGACCACTTCCGGCGGTCGACGTCGACCGGGCTGTGGGCGCAGGCCGAGGTGGTGGCGATCGCGACCGACCTGGCCGAGGTCGTCGGCGGTGCCATCGCGCTGAACCTGCTGTTCAACATTCCCCTCCTGCTCGGCGGAGCGATCACCGGCGCCGTGTCCTTCGGCTTGCTGATCTACCAGTCCAAGCGCGGGCAACGCCCGTTCGAGGCAGCGATCATCGGTCTGCTCGCCGTCGTACTCATCGGCTTCGTCGTCTCGACAGCCAAGTCGGACCCGTCCGCGAGCGGCGTGGTCGGCGGCCTCGTCCCCCGCCTCGACGGCACCCAATCCCTCGTGCTCGCCGCCGGCATGCTCGGCGCAACCGTCATGCCGCACGCGATCTGGCTGCACGGCGCCCTCGTCACCGACCGCCATTGGAAGAGCATCCGCTCCCAGGAAGGCAAATCACGCGTACTGCGTGCCACCCGCCTGGACGTCGCGATCGCGATGGCGCTGGCCGGCGCGGTCAACCTGGCGATGGTCGTCCTGGCCGCGGCCGCGCTGAAGGGCACCGGCGCCGACTCGCTCGACGCGGCCCACATCGCGATCGGCGACCGTCTCGGCCAGCTTCCGGCCCTGTTGTTCGCGCTCGCCCTGCTGGCCAGCGGTTTCGCCTCCTCCTCGGTCGGGACGTACGCCGGTTCCGTGATCCTGGACGGCTTCTGGCGGCGCCATGTCCCGCTGGCGGTCCGCCGCCTGATCACGCTGATCCCGGCCCTGCTGGTGCTCGCGATCGGCATCGACCCCAGCCGCGCACTGGTCGTTTCGCAGGTCGTCCTGAGCTTCGGCATCCCCTGCGCGCTCTGGCCGTTGGTGAGATTGACCGCATCCCGGCGCGTCATGGGTAACCTTGTCAACCGCTGGGCGACTACTCTCGCGGCATGCCTGGTAGCGACCGCCGTCACGGCCCTCAACGTCGTACTGATCGTGCTGACCATTCGGGGATGACGTGACCCGGGTGTTCGCCGTGAGCGACATCCACGGCCACCTGGAGAAACTGACCGCCGCTCTGCACGACGCGGGCCTCACCGATGCCGATGGCAACTGGGCCGGCGAGGACGCCCGGCTGTGGTTCCTCGGCGACTTCTTCGACCGCGGCCCGGACGGCATCGGCGTACTGCGCCATGTCCGCAAGCTGATCGAGCAGGCGCCGGACGGCGCGATCCAGATGCTGCTCGGCAACCACGAGATCCTCGCGCTCGGGATGCGGAAGTTCGGCGACACGTTCGTCCCGCACGACGGCCTCACGCTGCGCAGCTTCGAGCGTTCCTGGGCCCTGAACGGCGGCCAGGACCGCGACCAGGAGCTGCTCACCGACGACGACACCGACTGGCTGCTCGACCGGCCGATGCTCGCACTCGACGCGGACCACCTGCTGATGCACTCCGACACCTCGGAGTACGTCGAGTGGGGCGACTCGCTCGACGCCATCAACGCCGCGGCGAGCGCCGAACTGCACTCCGACGACATCGAGGTGTGGTGGGAGATCTGGCGCCGGATGACGTCGCGGTATGCGTTCCGCGGTGACGGCGGGCCGGAGATCGCGCGCATCCTGCTGCAGCACCTCGGCGGTCGCCGGATCGTCCACGGCCACAGCATCGTCGCCGACCAGCTCGGCATCGACCCGCAGTTCCTGACCGACCCGCTCCTGTACGCCGACGGACTCGTGCTGGGCATCGACGGCGGCGCGTTCGACGGCGGACCGTGCCTGGTCGTCGAACTGGAAGAGCTCACCGCGGACTGAGGCGATCACCACCACGAGTGCCGCCGGCAGGACGTTCGCTACTTGTCGGCCGTGAGGGTGCCGCCGATGGCCCAGCTGTCCGGCGGGGTCTCCTGGATCCAGACCTGGACGCTCTCGGCCGGAACGCCGAGGCTGTCGACGAACGCGTCGGTGACCTTCTGGACGAGTTCGCGCTTGAGCTCCGGGGTCCGCGGGCCTTGCAGGACGGTGACGATGGGCATCTGATTCCCTTTCTCTGTGGGGTTCTGAGCCCATTCCAGCCGTCGTCGCCGCCGGGAACGAGACGCACATCCGATGTGCAGTCATCACTCGAACTGATGGGACGCCTTCCGGCAGGCTTCGAGCAGTACGGCGAGGTCGCCGCCGACCGTGGTGCCGGCGGGAACGGCGAGGCTCGTGGTCAACGCGAGCCGCGGCTTCGGCCGACGGAACGCGACCCGTCCTTCGCGGAGCAGCCGGGCGTGCGACTCGTAGATGACCGTCCAACTGAGGCTGCCTGCGCCGATCGCGGCGTGGGTGTCCTGGAGGCTGCTGGAGCGGGGGCCGAGGACGGGCTCGAAGCCAGCGGCGGCGCAGGCCGACATGACCAGGTCGACCAGCGGCGGATTGGTACGCCGTTGGGTGATGCGGAGGGGGAGGTCTCGGAGGTCTTTCAGCTCGACCTCGGGCTCCTCAGCGACCGCAGCCGGCAGGGCGATCAGCAAGTCGTCTTCCAAGACCGGGACGAACTCCAGGCCGGCTGCTTCGTCGAGGCCGCGGACGAAAGCCGCGTCGAGTTGGCCGCTGCGGACTCGGTCGAGTCTCGCGCGGGTCGAGGTGCTGACGAGGTCGACGTGCAGGTCCTGGGACGAGAGCTCCGCGACCACGGTCTCGAGGCGTTCTCCCAGACCGGTGCTGGTTCCCAGGCGGAGCGTTCTGGCCTCACCGGTTGCCGCGGCGCGGGCGGACTCCACCGAGGCGAGGACCGTGCGGGCTGCCGGGAGGAAGCGTTGGCCGGCTTCGGTGAGGCGGATGGCGCGGGCGGAGCGGTCGAAGAGGAGTACGTCGAGCTCGCGTTCGAGGCGGGCGATCTGCTGGCTCACGCCGGGCTGGCCGATGCCGAGCTGTTCGGCGGCGCGGCCGAAGTTCAGGACCTCGGCGACGGTCACGAAGTACTGGATCTGCCGTAGCTCCACGCTGAACATGATCTCCCCGGGAATGACCTCGCTGCGACCGGGGTTGTCAGCGGGTATGGCGGAGAAGACTGTGAAGATTCCCGGACCGGACCACCCGATCACCGTCGGGAAGAACCCGGACCGCGTGGTCGTGAAGGTCGGCGACCAGGTGATCGCGGACACGCACGAGGCGCTGTCGCTGCAGGAAGCGAACTATCCGGCGGTGCAGTACATCCCACGCAAGGACGTCGACCTCACGCTGCTCGAGCGGACCGACCACGCGTCGTACTGCCCCTACAAGGGCGACGCGGCGTACTACAGCGTCCTCCCCGCCGGGGCGGACGGGGTGAACGCGGTCTGGACCTACGAGCAGCCGTACGACGCGGTCGCGGACATCCGCGAGCACGTCGCGTTCTACCCCGACAAGGTGTCGATCGAGATCATCGCCGACTGACGAAGTCGGTGAGGACCGGAGCGAGCAGCTCCGGTGGTACGACGTGGTGGTGGCCCGCGAGCTCGACGAGTTCGGCCGCGGGCAGGATCGTCGCGATCCGATGCGCCGCGTCGACCATGAACGGCGCCGACGCCGTACCCGCGAGGACCAGCGTCTCCGGCTTGATGGTGCGCAGCAGATCGACCGGAGTACCGGTGCCGGCCAGGCCGTGTTCCATCACCGCGAAGTCGTAGCCGAGCGTCGGAGCGCGGTCGGCAAGACTCGGCGCGTACTCGAGCGCCTCCTGCTTCGGCATTCCCGTCATCATCAGGAACAGCTCGACGGCCTCCCGGTTCTGCCCCTCGCGGATCAGCTCGAGCACCTGCTCGCCGTCGTCCGACGGATCCACGTCGTCCGGCCCGTACGGCGGCTCGTGCAGCATGACGTGCGTGAACGGCAGCCCGGTGCTCGCTGCGACCGCTGCCAGTCCGGCGCCGGACGAGTGCCCGTAGATGGCCGCCGTACCGCCAAGAGCTGTGACCAGTGCGGCGATGTCGTCCACCTCGCGCTGCACGGCGTACGACGTACTGTCGCCGGAGTCACCGCGGCCGCGCCGGTCGTACGTCACGACGTCGAAGTCGCTGGCGAGTACGTCGGCCAGCGGCCGGAGCGACTGCCGGTCGCACAGCGCTCCCCCGGCCAGGACCAACGGGTGCCCGCTGCCCAGTCGGTCGTAGGCGATCGTCGTACCGTCCGCAGACGTCACTGTCTCCATGCTGTCCCTCCAGTTCGGCGTTGACGACTGTGACGTCGGAGCCGAGTTGCAGCTTTCGACATATCTGTTGGCGGTTGACCGGCCTGAGTGATTCACTGCGTTCCGATGATCACCAGAGTCGACACCTACCTCCATAGCGTCCCGCTGTCCGGCGCGGTTGCCGAGCAGGTGGGACCGTTCACCTTGTTCCGCAGTACGACGATCTGGCCGTACTACGCGCGCCCGGTGCCGGGATCCGGCGCCGAGATCAAGCCGGACGACGTCGAGCTCGTGCGGGCGCGGTGTGCCGAACTGGAGATCCCGCTGAGCTTCGAGTGGGTCGTGGACACCTGTCCGTCGCTCGGACCGGCTGCGGCTGCGGCGGGCCTGACCGTGGTCGAGCACCCGTTGCTGGTGCTGGAGCGTGACGACTTCCAACCTGTCGTGGCTGACGCCCGCGTGGAGATCCTGTCCGCGGACGAGGAGCAGGTCCGGCAGGCTCGTGCGGTCGCCAACCTGGCGTTCAGCGACCCAGGTACCGCGGTCGGCGCCGCTGGACCGGCGGAACGGGATGCGGCCGCGGCCGCGACACGGGACGAACTGGTGGCGGCGCTGCGAGACCGCGCTCTCCGAGGTGTCTCGGTGAGCGCCGGAGCCTTCACCGAGGACGGCATGGTGGCCAGCGGAACGCATCAGCCGGTCGACTCCACCACGGAGATCGTCGGCGTCGGCACACTCCCGTCCATGCGCCGCCGCGGCCTGGGAGCGGCCGTCACGTCGGCGCTGGTCGAGCACGCTCTCTCGCACGGCGTGGACCTCGTACTCCTCTCAGCCGAGTCGGACGCGGTAGCGGCCGTCTACGAACGCGTCGGCTTCCACCGGATCGGGAGCGCCGGAGCAGCAGAGTGACCGGCAGCCCGACCACGCGCCTCGTCGTACTGCGCGGGAACTCGGGCTCCGGCAAATCCACCACCGCGAAAGCACTGCGTGAACGCCTCGGCCGCGGCACGGCCTGGGTCGAGCAGGACCATGTCCGGCGGATCCTGCTCCGCGAACACGACCTCCCGGGCGGCGTGAACATCGGACTGATCGATCTGAACGCCCGCTACGCGCTGGACCACGGGTACGACGTGGTGCTCGAGGGCATCATGAACTCCGGCCGCTACGGCGACATGCTCCGCCGACTGACAGCTGACCACCGTGGGACGACGCTGCACTACTACTTCGACATCCCGTTCGAGGAGACCGCCGTACGTCATGCCACCCGGGAGCTGGC carries:
- a CDS encoding MSMEG_0572/Sll0783 family nitrogen starvation response protein, which produces MPETAELTELETKSLEEIPHPSLPQGSSIYGGTKVFPDYQAEDGETYFTLVHGIAHESSVSFVAILQATRAQRKGFESAIYFYGPGSLNCLATRGFPTTGNSAFPGEHNINESLKTFIAEGGKVYCCRFGLSLHGAREEDLIEGVIPTHPLDVQDALIHYARKGAIINSTYMF
- a CDS encoding amidohydrolase family protein, whose amino-acid sequence is MYVCDAHRHLGVLPAYPFYGGPPVNPDVNARATIDELIADLDAERTDRALVIPNYGVPDVAVSFGFNELVVEAAARDDRIRAGLWVSPRPQDAELTAKALTLAAEPGVRVLKLSFLLGGHPTDDAVRPQLDEIFATARTHGLVVHVHTSPGAASDIDHIGHLVETYADDVPLHLVHFGGGMSGHIKLIGSRFFDWIETGKQVYTDLSWAIGFAPGWLAAEIERRGIGHDRVLFASDQPWGDHAGELARMRAAMGDGELAGHVFHRTFSHLYD
- a CDS encoding MSMEG_0569 family flavin-dependent oxidoreductase, which translates into the protein MQLTDGAHHPVVVIGGGQAGLATSWQLRRHGVDHLVLEADRVGSEWRNRRWDSFCLVTPNWQCRLPGFPYDGADPDGFMVRDEIVDYLENYRQAFDVPIVEGVRAIRLDAGFRIVTTAGTITAGQVVVATGPYQSPRIPRLAERLSVEQLHSSQYKRPEQLPDGDVVVVGTGQSGCQIAEDLHLAGRTVHLATGSAPRVARFYRGLDVVTWLDRMGYYRKGIEEFDDADAVRLRANHYVTGRDGGRDIDLRKFALEGMRLYGRLIDADRDTLRFADDLKQNLDHADAVSEGIKDSIDAYVAAERIDAPEEARYKPVWQPTAVPETLSLQGIGAVVWSTGFRRDDSWIRVPVFDGQGYPTHRRGVTNVPGLYFIGLPWQHTWGSGRFGGVADDAQYVAERIVEQRAGVHWIAGLHRTVA
- a CDS encoding winged helix-turn-helix transcriptional regulator; the protein is MVKRTRFDEESCPVARSVDAVGDWWSLLIVRDAFDGSRRFGEFQRSLGVAKNILSARLRALVDNGILEQAPTGYELTAKGEALFPVIVALRQWGETFAFAPDEPHSQLLDRRDQQPLKVLEVHAADGRLVGPADTEVHKLP
- a CDS encoding MFS transporter; this encodes MQPSQRVFLAVAAGVAVSTVYAAQPLLVTIGADLEIAPGSVGLFVTVTQLGYAAGLFFLVPLGDLLDRRRLIRWQFLLLAIALLLTGIARNATMLLAGLAAVGALAVVTQSLVAYGASLSAPAERGRAVGTITTGIVIGILLSRTVSGILTDLVGWRAVYLVTCAACLAIGNCLPHSAPQPRSSLTYGALLRSTIGLWGEPSFRESAVRAFFIFGAFSTLWSSIALPLTSDSLSHTEIGAFGLIGAAGALAAGPAGRLADRGHGQLVTLIASGLLATSWLATAHGLVGLAIGAVLLDLAVQAIHVTNQSSIYRPELGSRLIGGYMVFYSLGSGLGAIASTALYERAGWNAVCLLGAAFGVGSVVTSIRGARRSARASRPCVSCP